A genome region from Coprococcus phoceensis includes the following:
- a CDS encoding SpaH/EbpB family LPXTG-anchored major pilin: MKRMKKIMALMLAAIMMMAMSVTAFAAEGATKGTLTVNVKDGQTLANQTVNIYKLFDMTVSGTNYGYKVNSMYTPILDQVLGVGFTDKTDQGYYDAVQKATDTANGTNTQKFANDFTKELLKYNTEHPDQMIEATSTKSFGKDATDKTFNVTGLDFGYYLVCQTGTKEIQSSLVPVVGETATVNLKTQAPDITKTADNDATTVHVGQTVTYTITGQVPDMTGYSNYVYKIHDTLTNGLDFVTNEAGSVVVTVKIGETNCNDVVGAISKDNARNMTIDLSEKVKTAATGAKIEVTYQAKVNKNAVVETKNSATLEYSNKPGTDATGTTKPSEVVTPTYPLDVKKTDTKDNMLAGAHFKLYASTTDGNIDKNTVIKVTKDVENSDGKYTYAADQSAADTIDEMVTVASEIDGNYNLHINGLAAGIYYLEETQAPDGYNKLSAPVKVTIKKTSDTEWTITKDNNETPENDKIIDIQNSTGSLLPSTGGRGAIAFSVIAALLVFGVAVSFIRDKRKEA, encoded by the coding sequence ATGAAGAGAATGAAAAAAATCATGGCATTAATGCTGGCAGCGATTATGATGATGGCTATGTCTGTCACAGCATTTGCCGCAGAAGGAGCAACAAAAGGCACACTTACAGTAAATGTAAAAGATGGACAGACATTAGCAAATCAGACAGTTAATATCTACAAATTATTTGATATGACAGTCAGCGGTACTAATTATGGTTACAAAGTAAATAGTATGTATACGCCAATTTTGGATCAAGTTTTAGGTGTTGGTTTCACTGATAAAACAGATCAGGGATATTATGACGCAGTGCAGAAAGCTACAGATACTGCTAATGGAACGAATACGCAGAAATTTGCAAATGACTTCACAAAAGAATTATTAAAGTATAATACAGAACATCCAGACCAAATGATTGAGGCAACAAGCACTAAATCATTTGGTAAGGATGCAACAGATAAAACTTTTAATGTTACGGGGTTAGACTTTGGTTACTATCTGGTTTGCCAGACTGGTACAAAAGAAATTCAGTCTTCATTAGTTCCAGTAGTTGGAGAAACAGCAACAGTGAACTTAAAAACTCAAGCACCAGATATTACCAAAACAGCAGATAATGATGCAACTACAGTTCACGTAGGACAGACTGTAACTTATACAATTACAGGACAGGTTCCTGATATGACAGGTTATAGTAATTACGTATATAAAATCCACGATACATTAACAAATGGTTTGGATTTTGTAACAAATGAAGCAGGAAGCGTTGTTGTAACAGTTAAAATTGGAGAAACAAATTGTAATGATGTAGTAGGTGCAATTTCTAAGGATAACGCAAGAAATATGACAATTGACTTATCTGAAAAAGTGAAAACAGCTGCTACAGGAGCTAAAATCGAAGTTACTTATCAAGCAAAAGTAAACAAAAATGCAGTTGTTGAAACAAAGAATAGTGCGACATTAGAATATAGCAATAAACCAGGTACAGATGCAACAGGAACAACAAAACCGTCTGAAGTTGTAACACCTACATATCCACTGGATGTAAAGAAAACAGACACAAAAGATAATATGTTAGCAGGGGCACACTTTAAGCTGTATGCTTCAACTACAGATGGTAACATCGATAAAAATACAGTAATCAAAGTAACAAAAGATGTAGAAAATTCTGATGGTAAATACACTTATGCAGCTGATCAAAGTGCAGCAGATACAATTGACGAAATGGTAACAGTTGCAAGTGAAATTGATGGAAATTACAATTTACACATTAACGGTCTGGCAGCAGGAATCTATTATTTGGAAGAGACACAGGCACCAGATGGTTATAACAAGCTGTCAGCTCCAGTTAAGGTCACAATCAAAAAGACCAGCGACACTGAATGGACTATTACAAAAGATAACAATGAAACTCCAGAAAATGATAAAATCATCGATATTCAGAACAGCACAGGTTCCCTCCTTCCATCCACAGGTGGACGTGGAGCAATTGCATTTTCTGTAATCGCAGCTCTTCTTGTATTCGGTGTAGCAGTAAGCTTCATCCGTGACAAAAGAAAAGAAGCATAA
- a CDS encoding integrase core domain-containing protein, with protein MIQDCQNRPIGVTVSEWCQARKAIGKYVHTYNFERCHSALNNQTPASCYYPILLLDDHAA; from the coding sequence ATGATTCAGGATTGCCAGAATCGTCCGATCGGTGTAACTGTCAGTGAATGGTGCCAAGCACGGAAGGCAATCGGTAAATATGTGCACACTTACAACTTTGAACGTTGTCATTCTGCACTCAATAATCAAACACCGGCATCCTGCTATTATCCGATTCTGTTACTGGATGATCATGCAGCCTAA
- a CDS encoding class C sortase, whose product MKSKKKKKKVTIKDIIRLIVLLVAFSVLLYPTFSSYLNEKNGSKVVSYYDEESVKLSKAEKEQMLEDARAYNKEMLGNIDLIDPFSQEDVEIDARYESLLNVDGSGMMGYIRIPKINVELPIYHGTSEAVLQAGVGHFWGTSLPVGGESTHTVLTGHRGLPTKTLFTNMDKLEVGDIFYIKVLDETLAYQIDQILTVLPQETDSLSIEPGKDYATLVTCTPFAINTHRLLVRGERIPYEEATKQEPDTNIKPELSFTAKVLIVTIIVIFIGLMIAIIYSIRDRKRRKVR is encoded by the coding sequence ATGAAGAGTAAGAAGAAAAAAAAGAAGGTAACAATAAAAGATATTATTCGTCTGATTGTGCTTTTGGTGGCATTCTCCGTATTGTTATATCCAACGTTTAGTAGTTATTTGAATGAAAAGAATGGTTCCAAAGTTGTATCCTATTATGATGAGGAAAGCGTAAAGTTAAGTAAGGCAGAAAAAGAGCAAATGCTGGAAGATGCGAGAGCATACAATAAGGAAATGCTGGGAAATATTGATTTGATTGATCCATTTTCGCAGGAAGATGTGGAAATAGATGCTCGCTATGAGAGCCTGTTAAACGTAGATGGTTCTGGAATGATGGGATACATTCGCATTCCTAAGATTAATGTAGAACTTCCAATCTATCATGGAACAAGTGAAGCTGTGTTACAGGCAGGTGTCGGACATTTCTGGGGTACATCTCTTCCGGTTGGTGGAGAAAGTACACATACAGTTCTGACTGGACATAGAGGTCTTCCGACAAAAACACTATTTACCAATATGGATAAACTGGAAGTAGGGGATATTTTTTACATTAAAGTCTTAGATGAAACACTGGCATATCAGATTGATCAGATATTAACGGTTTTGCCACAAGAGACAGATAGCTTGTCCATTGAACCAGGTAAGGATTATGCAACACTTGTTACTTGTACACCATTTGCAATCAACACACATAGACTTTTAGTTCGTGGAGAGAGAATACCTTATGAAGAGGCAACAAAGCAAGAACCTGATACAAATATAAAACCAGAGTTATCTTTTACTGCTAAAGTGCTGATTGTAACAATTATAGTAATTTTTATAGGGCTGATGATAGCTATAATTTATAGTATACGAGATAGAAAAAGGAGGAAAGTAAGGTGA
- a CDS encoding Crp/Fnr family transcriptional regulator has protein sequence MKKIESVLFQGITENEWMHMLDLGCMRTQHFEKNTIIFHTGEHIHEIGIVLSGSVNIENIDLWGNKSILSNISAGQVFAESYALCQEPMMVDAVTAEAADILFLNIAPLKQIQDKESWSAKIMQNILYISVQKNLILSRRIFCTTPKTVRSRLFIYLSTEAAKSKSTTFQIPFDRQGLADYLNLDRSALSKELGKMRDEGILEFHKNKFVLHTMPAKI, from the coding sequence ATGAAAAAAATTGAATCAGTTTTATTTCAGGGCATTACTGAAAATGAGTGGATGCACATGCTGGATCTTGGCTGTATGCGCACACAGCACTTTGAAAAAAATACTATTATCTTTCACACCGGAGAACATATCCATGAAATCGGTATCGTTTTAAGCGGAAGTGTCAATATTGAAAATATTGATCTGTGGGGCAACAAAAGTATTTTAAGCAATATTTCAGCAGGACAGGTATTCGCCGAATCCTACGCGCTCTGTCAAGAACCGATGATGGTTGACGCAGTCACTGCCGAAGCTGCTGATATCCTCTTTCTAAATATCGCACCTCTGAAACAGATTCAAGATAAAGAGAGCTGGAGTGCTAAAATCATGCAGAATATTCTCTATATCTCTGTGCAAAAAAATCTAATACTTTCCAGACGCATTTTCTGCACTACTCCTAAAACCGTTCGCAGTCGTCTCTTTATCTATCTTTCTACAGAAGCGGCAAAATCCAAAAGTACAACATTCCAAATTCCGTTTGACCGTCAGGGACTTGCCGACTATCTCAATCTGGATCGCAGCGCCCTATCGAAAGAGCTTGGAAAGATGCGCGACGAGGGGATATTGGAATTCCATAAAAACAAATTCGTACTTCATACAATGCCAGCGAAAATATAG
- a CDS encoding pilin N-terminal domain-containing protein — MRKKIRSIHIILFVLLFLVGNFIDISTIHAEAGSRTGSIQISYKGRNSSDKEVTLSGAKFSIFPIQYMKNDELVWEDGFKDSGISLQDTSAEAREKQAKQLFAFAKENDISSLMQETDSLGRTSFGELDEGIYLIAQIENVESGTDKFESAPFLVNIPSEINGSVEYNVTIEPKAEWVSPETPPNNPDKPKDPVPSKPDKPNTIQKIINTVKTGDTTNIVAWFLIAIVSLGLIVGFYKKRKMK, encoded by the coding sequence GTGAGAAAGAAGATAAGAAGTATTCACATTATTTTATTCGTTTTGCTTTTTCTTGTCGGTAATTTTATAGATATTTCAACAATCCATGCTGAAGCAGGAAGTAGAACAGGAAGCATTCAAATTAGTTACAAGGGAAGAAATAGTTCGGATAAAGAAGTGACTCTTTCCGGAGCAAAGTTCTCGATATTTCCAATTCAATATATGAAAAATGATGAGCTGGTCTGGGAAGATGGTTTTAAAGATTCAGGTATATCATTACAAGATACCAGTGCAGAAGCAAGAGAAAAACAGGCAAAACAATTGTTTGCATTTGCGAAGGAAAATGATATTTCCAGCTTAATGCAAGAAACAGATAGTTTAGGACGCACGAGTTTTGGAGAATTGGATGAAGGAATTTATCTGATTGCACAGATTGAAAATGTGGAAAGTGGTACAGATAAATTTGAATCTGCTCCATTCCTTGTTAATATTCCATCTGAAATCAATGGGAGTGTAGAATATAATGTAACGATAGAGCCAAAAGCTGAATGGGTTTCACCAGAAACACCACCGAACAATCCAGATAAGCCAAAGGATCCGGTACCTTCAAAACCTGATAAGCCAAATACTATTCAGAAAATAATAAATACGGTAAAAACTGGAGATACAACCAATATAGTTGCATGGTTTTTAATAGCGATTGTTAGTCTTGGTTTGATTGTAGGATTTTATAAAAAGAGAAAAATGAAGTAG
- a CDS encoding LysR family transcriptional regulator produces MNLSYIRYFVTLAHVRHYTKAAEQLCITQPSLSHAVTQLEKELGIPLFEKNGRNTTLTQFGEEFLVCAEHTLSTLDAGVASIHRSAKGEGVIRLGMLRTLGIEYIPKLAAQFLRENKERDIQFTFHTGATQTLLDGLESRKFDLVFCSQPSEKANLSATPVQKQNLVLITPKNHPLVGQDTIDLKETVSYPQIYFEKSAGIRSVIDQMFLNIGETPNIAYETEEDQVIAGLVAQGFGIAIVPYMDLLLKLDVKILPIVSPNCEQVLFMVHDERVFMPPAVQNFRRFVLERRVVNI; encoded by the coding sequence TTGAATCTGTCTTATATACGTTATTTCGTCACGCTGGCACATGTTCGACATTACACGAAAGCAGCAGAACAGTTATGCATTACACAGCCGAGTCTGAGCCATGCGGTGACACAGCTGGAAAAGGAATTGGGAATTCCGCTGTTTGAAAAAAATGGGAGAAATACGACATTGACACAATTTGGAGAAGAGTTTCTTGTCTGTGCAGAGCACACGTTATCTACTTTAGATGCAGGAGTTGCCTCGATTCATCGGAGTGCAAAGGGAGAAGGTGTCATTCGCCTTGGTATGCTTCGCACGTTAGGGATTGAGTATATACCGAAGCTGGCTGCGCAATTTTTGAGGGAAAATAAAGAGCGAGATATACAATTTACCTTTCATACGGGGGCAACGCAGACACTCTTAGATGGTTTAGAGAGCAGAAAATTTGATTTGGTATTTTGTTCGCAGCCATCTGAAAAGGCAAATTTAAGTGCGACCCCGGTGCAAAAGCAGAATCTGGTATTGATAACTCCCAAGAACCATCCGCTGGTAGGTCAGGATACAATTGATCTGAAGGAGACGGTCTCGTATCCACAGATTTATTTTGAGAAAAGTGCAGGTATTCGCAGTGTGATCGATCAGATGTTTTTGAATATTGGAGAGACACCGAATATTGCCTATGAGACCGAAGAAGATCAAGTGATTGCAGGTCTGGTTGCACAGGGATTTGGGATTGCGATTGTTCCGTACATGGATCTGCTGTTAAAGCTGGATGTAAAAATTCTTCCAATTGTCTCACCAAACTGTGAACAGGTGCTGTTTATGGTCCATGACGAACGTGTATTTATGCCGCCTGCAGTGCAGAACTTTCGTCGGTTTGTATTGGAGAGAAGAGTAGTTAATATTTAG
- a CDS encoding DUF6198 family protein encodes MKRPITKEERPILSGELALAINIIINSFAVVLMLYSGAGISAISSVPFAFSEVLPHLSLGTWTYLFQGLLVLILMFLQKRFVPQYLFSFVVGFLFGQLVDVHELWIHILPQTLPCRILYFIISYLLLSVGIALSNRCGLPIVPTDLFPREVSQISGIHYPRIKISFDVLCLVVTACMTKLFLGHLDGLGIGTVLAALTIGKMVGIIGSWLDKHLVNAP; translated from the coding sequence ATGAAAAGACCAATCACAAAAGAAGAGCGCCCCATACTTTCCGGTGAGTTAGCTCTTGCAATTAACATTATCATCAACAGCTTCGCAGTAGTACTCATGCTGTATTCCGGTGCCGGAATTTCCGCGATTTCCAGCGTACCATTCGCTTTTTCGGAGGTGCTTCCCCACTTGTCACTTGGGACATGGACATACCTCTTTCAAGGACTTCTCGTCTTAATTTTGATGTTTTTGCAAAAACGCTTTGTCCCACAATACCTTTTTAGTTTTGTAGTCGGATTTTTATTCGGACAATTGGTGGATGTCCATGAACTTTGGATTCATATCCTTCCACAAACGTTGCCTTGCCGCATTCTTTATTTTATAATCAGCTATCTGTTACTCAGTGTGGGAATTGCGCTTTCCAACCGGTGCGGTCTGCCTATCGTTCCTACCGATCTTTTTCCTAGAGAAGTATCACAGATTTCCGGAATTCATTATCCAAGGATTAAAATTTCCTTCGATGTACTCTGTCTGGTAGTCACCGCATGTATGACAAAACTTTTTCTCGGACATTTGGACGGTCTCGGAATCGGAACTGTTTTAGCTGCACTTACCATTGGAAAAATGGTCGGGATTATTGGCAGCTGGCTGGATAAACATTTAGTAAACGCACCATAG